A part of Setaria viridis chromosome 8, Setaria_viridis_v4.0, whole genome shotgun sequence genomic DNA contains:
- the LOC117867036 gene encoding uncharacterized protein, with the protein MDAVCEVCGDVGYRHLLVQCNSCKNATRHLYCLNPVIYDGSSIEWLCEDCLPKPNEVAKSLKWMCDDHHPIQWGSFIINEPNVDGVEVTKEPWSWGHRRHRSHKAKICSIWGRRRHRSRKARRDSTDACTKHFPSGGTFNSSEMFVEEKAKHNDVEKEGESKKDHLIYQLESADGSSHSAPDLAAEIRKTMVDVEPTMNTMECMDLSKEKDSCSLSLNYVEGSIPLNYDVQRSHPFVRDDSCPTVPIVEQEDGSSHSLEIAKQSHPLEVVNPDGTSCAPLDPALKIEEQGTEAGLFASVNNVEQSRSSFTDGTAPTLPSEEHGDDSETSKSWEQPDPLEVVKPQDDAPKSILGSKPPSNYSQPMQVSDLGVENMDVLDPSKEYLDLKSMSKTVEPSSSSNGGDSAVEKYHAEKTECLLGTESITPALDNVQGSSPLAEPSSSSNGGGEPAVEKNSTERTECLSGMETVTPALDNDHGSSTSTAKDCLVSDVDNSDEANRSGKHFLCTIENERGQLDVYCSHNDHNESSDPKSGLKGRDTQNDVPKASVSAVKNVVCSQLSQMEDVNSESLPSNNVSPCKATQSSFKKQPNRDTQHHTKHQKIKLIVKDRNADHAQLKNCRPSKQLDHTCLSASLELSSEAKELNDAVPRCSSSAQTFENAVPMKRKRLIVPHSEDAEAMHVENLNPPCSENEGQVRMHKRHVESAVMNQRRSAKNHEEVLRSGNSNEQHVNNHTQTKKQRRATKDKKAPVGNPSVRCAPNDAEQLASEAAGTLGHCSLSRMPVVSAPTDQQSFICPQPIDRPKWTGIMKIGQEYIPLAAHLSNQASKKVQELSLSLPPVMKVTKHSELKAWQSRWEALELTAENISLYFFSDNMRPNKELDRLVQYVTDHSIVLKYVVGLSKLLIFPSVLLPEQCQMFQGRKHYLWGVFRRRLGRSKAATQVKQKVSTVSKSHTSEKKDHQDKMQSDAQNQEMHVSKGTMPSGSQPTPDAVHDVGTETDLGDHKKPQANSEAPPTKLLGLVVAQTPRSEQFIKELENEGALVFAVKGIVKPAPERL; encoded by the exons ATATTGTTTGAATCCGGTTATTTATGATGGCTCATCAATTGAATGGTTGTGTGAAGATTGCCTCCCTAAACCCAATGAAGTTGCGAAATCATTGAAGTGGATGTGCGATGACCACCACCCTATTCAATGGGGTTCTTTTATAATTAATGAACCAAATGTCGACGGAGTGGAGGTGACGAAGGAACCATGGTCATGGGGGCATCGTAGACATAGATCACACAAGGCAAAAATATGTAGTATTTGGGGGCGTCGTAGACATAGATCGCGCAAGGCAAGAAGAGATAGTACCGATGCTTGCACTAAACATTTTCCAAGTGGAGGTACATTCAACTCTTCCGAAATGTTCGTCGAGGAAAAGGCAAAGCACAATGATGTTGAAAAGGAAGGGGAAAGTAAAAAGGATCACTTAATTTATCAGCTAGAAAGTGCTGATGGTTCAAGTCACTCGGCTCCTGACCTTGCTGCAGAAATACGAAAGACGATGGTTGATGTTGAACCTACTATGAACACTATGGAGTGTATGGAcctctcaaaagaaaaggatagctGTTCTTTGTCACTGAATTATGTTGAAGGGTCCATTCCTTTAAACTATGATGTTCAGAGATCCCATCCATTTGTTAGGGATGATTCTTGTCCTACGGTACCAATTGTGGAGCAGGAAGATGGTTCTAGTCATTCATTGGAAATTGCAAAACAGTCTCATCCTTTGGAGGTGGTTAATCCAGATGGTACAAGCTGTGCACCCTTGGACCCTGCATTAAAAATTGAAGAACAAGGAACAGAGGCAGGCTTATTTGCTTCAGTTAATAATGTTGAGCAATCCCGTTCGTCTTTTACTGATGGAACTGCTCCTACATTGCCAAGCGAGGAGCATGGTGATGATTCCGAAACATCAAAAAGTTGGGAACAACCTGACCCTTTGGAGGTGGTTAAACCACAGGATGATGCACCGAAGAGTATCCTAGGATCCAAGCCTCCATCAAATTACTCACAGCCAATGCAAGTATCAGATCTGGGTGTTGAGAATATGGATGTCTTGGATCCTTCTAAAGAGTACTTGGACTTAAAGTCAATGTCAAAGACTGTAGAGCCATCAAGTTCCTCAAATGGAGGAGACTCAGCTGTCGAGAAGTACCATGCTGAAAAAACAGAATGCTTGTTAGGCACGGAATCTATCACCCCTGCACTGGATAACGTCCAGGGATCAAGTCCCTTGGCAGAGCCATCAAGTTCCTCAAATGGGGGAGGAGAACCTGCTGTTGAGAAAAACAGCACTGAAAGAACTGAATGCTTGTCAGGCATGGAAACTGTCACCCCTGCACTAGATAATGACCATGGATCAAGTACCTCTACAGCAAAAGATTGCTTAGTTTCTGATGTAGATAACTCAGATGAAGCAAATAGATCAGGTAAACATTTTCTGTGCACCATAGAAAACGAGAGAGGGCAATTGGATGTCTATTGCAGTCACAATGACCATAATGAAAGTTCTGATCCCAAGTCAGGGCTGAAGGGAAGGGATACTCAAAATGATGTACCAAAGGCTTCAGTTTCTGCTGTAAAAAATGTGGTTTGTAGCCAATTATCACAAATGGAAGATGTTAACAGTGAGTCATTGCCTTCCAATAATGTTAGCCCATGCAAGGCAACACAAAGTAGCTTTAAAAAGCAACCAAACAGAGACACTCAACATCATACTAAACATCAGAAAATCAAGCTCATTGTGAAAGATAGGAACGCTGATCATGCGCAGCTGAAAAATTGTAGGCCATCAAAGCAGCTTGATCATACTTGCCTAAGTGCTTCCTTGGAGTTGTCTTCAGAGGCTAAGGAATTAAATGATGCAGTGCCAAGATGTTCTAGTTCTGCTCAAACTTTTGAGAATGCCGTGCCCATGAAAAGAAAACGACTTATTGTACCACATAGTGAAGATGCCGAGGCCATGCATGTGGAAAATTTGAACCCTCCATGCAGTGAGAATGAGGGGCAAGTAAGGATGCATAAGAGACATGTAGAAAGTGCTGTGATGAACCAGAGAAGATCTGCAAAAAACCATGAGGAAGTGTTGCGTTCAGGAAATTCAAATGAACAACACGTCAATAATCATACGCAGACAAAGAAGCAGAGAAGGGCCACTAAAGACAAAAAAGCACCTGTAGGGAATCCTAGTGTTCGGTGCGCACCGAATGATGCTGAGCAGTTGGCATCAGAAGCTGCAGGGACCCTCGGCCACTGCAGCCTATCCAGGATGCCAGTTGTTTCGGCACCTACTGATCAACAAAGCTTTATTTGTCCACAACCCATTGATAGACCTAAATGGAC TGGGATCATGAAGATTGGCCAGGAGTATATTCCATTGGCTGCACACCTGTCAAATCAAGCATCCAAGAAGGTGCAGGAATTATCACTTTCATTACCACCAGTTATGAAAGTAACCAAGCATTCGGAGTTGAAAGCCTGGCAAAGTAGATGGGAGGCATTGGAACTTACTGCTGAAAACATCAGCTTGTATTTCTTTTCGGATAATATGAG GCCAAATAAAGAGCTGGATCGACTAGTGCAGTATGTCACTGATCATAGCATAGTTCTCAAATATGTTGTTGGACTTTCCAAGCTGCTAATCTTCCCTTCTGTTCTTCTACCAGAGCAATGTCAAA TGTTCCAAGGGAGGAAACACTATCTGTGGGGAGTGTTCAGGCGCAGGTTAGGTAGGAGCAAAGCAGCTACCCAAGTGAAACAAAAAGTCTCAACGGTCTCTAAATCACACACGTCCGAGAAAAAGGATCATCAAGACAAGATGCAAAGCGATGCCCAGAACCAAGAAATGCATGTTTCAAAGGGTACCATGCCATCAGGGAGCCAGCCGACACCAGATGCTGTCCATGACGTTGGCACCGAGACTGATCTCGGTGATCATAAAAAGCCCCAAGCAAATTCAGAAGCTCCCCCAACCAAGCTGCTTGGCCTTGTCGTTGCGCAGACGCCAAGATCAGAGCAGTTTATCAAGGAGCTGGAAAACGAAGGCGCACTGGTGTTTGCTGTGAAGGGCATAGTGAAGCCCGCCCCTGAAAGGCTCTAG